The Microbacterium sp. W4I20 genome segment GGGTGCTGCGCGACCACATCGGCGACGTGATCAGCGACGTGCATCTGCTGCCCATCTATCCGTGGACCTCGGATGACGGCTTCGGCGTCGTCGACCACCGCCAGGTGAACCCGGCGCTCGGCACCTGGGACGACATCACCGACCTCCGCGACGAGTACGCCCTCGCGCTCGACTTCGTCGCCAACCACATCTCGAGCTCGTCCCCGTGGTTCCAGGCCTGGCTCGCGCGCGACGAGCGCTACGCCGGGTACTTCCTCGACCCCGCTCCCGACTTCGACGTCTCGCACGTGGTGCGTCCGCGAGTGACACCGCTGGTGCACGAGTACACGCGGCCCGATGGCACCACCGCGCGCGCCTGGACGACCTTCGGACCCGACCAGATCGACGTCGACCCGAGCACCCCGGCCGTACTCCTCGACCTCACCGACATCCTGCTCGGCTACCTCGCGCACGGCGCCACGACCGTGCGTCTCGACGCGATCGGCTACCTGTGGAAGCAGTCGGGCACCACCTGCATCCATCTACCGCAGACGCACGACATCATCCGCATCTGGCGGATCCTGGTCGACGACCTGGCCCCCGGCACCCTGCTGCTCACCGAGACGAATGTGCCGCACGCCGACAACATCACGTACTTCGGCGACGGCAGCGACGAAGCGCACATGGTCTACCAGTTCGCGCTGCCGCCGCTCGTGCTGCATGCGTTCGTGACGGGTCGCGCGAGTGCTCTCGCCGAATGGGCGAGCCAGGTCGGGCCGGTCAGCGACACCGCCACCTGGTTCAACTTCCTCGCGAGTCACGACGGCATCGGCCTGCGTCCGACCGAGGGGCTGCTGACGGATGCCGATCGCGCGCTGCTCGTCGAACGGACGCTCGCCCGCGGCG includes the following:
- a CDS encoding sugar phosphorylase encodes the protein MTPPTGLQDRLAPLVETLYPDAAAEVLAALLDLAETWRPRLTAVHHGSGATGPDESTAYLITYGDSFRRPGETPLHTLAGVLRDHIGDVISDVHLLPIYPWTSDDGFGVVDHRQVNPALGTWDDITDLRDEYALALDFVANHISSSSPWFQAWLARDERYAGYFLDPAPDFDVSHVVRPRVTPLVHEYTRPDGTTARAWTTFGPDQIDVDPSTPAVLLDLTDILLGYLAHGATTVRLDAIGYLWKQSGTTCIHLPQTHDIIRIWRILVDDLAPGTLLLTETNVPHADNITYFGDGSDEAHMVYQFALPPLVLHAFVTGRASALAEWASQVGPVSDTATWFNFLASHDGIGLRPTEGLLTDADRALLVERTLARGGRVSMARRPDGSEGVYELNTNFLEALVDPADPDPDASAVQRGLAAHAILLSLVGVPAIYHHSLLGSQQDHQGVQDSDIARRINREVLDADRLHEELQQPGRRSGMLEGVRAMLAVRRGVAAFSPFATQEVEFLDERVLVVRRAAGSAHEVVAAVNVSDEAVELASLSGTDLLTGARHDGLVLAPFGYVWLAAN